CCAGGTTCGCGTGCAAACTCCCTGGCCTCCACTGGGTGAACAAACTGATCAGGTAGTGCTTGGACTGCAGGAGTGGGAGGTAAGCGCCCGTGTAGAGGCCACTAGTAATGAGCGCTTGCGCCATATCATTATTGAGGTGGGCCACCTGGATGCGGAGTACCCGACCCTGACTCTGGATGCCTGGGCTGCGGAGGAGTAACTAATATGTCTATGCGCCTTCCCAGCCAGTCGGGCTTTACCCTTGTTGAAGTTCTTGTTGTTTTAATCCTGGTCGCAATTATCAGTGTCGGTTCTTTCTCCCTGCTGGGACTCTTTTTTGATACTGAAGAAATGGTGGATCAGAGAGCGGAACAGCTACGCCGCTTTTCTATGGCGATGTACCGTATAGATAACGATTTTCGCCAAGTCACTGCCCGCGCGGTTAAGAATGCTTATAGCGGCTATGAGCCCGCATTGCGCGGGGACGAAGATGAGCTGGAGTTTACTCGCTTAGGTGCGGCAAACCTCACAGGTGAACCTCGCGGAGAGCTGCTGCGCTTAAGTTACAGTATCGGTTATGCCGAGGACCTTGAAACCGACTCCTTGACTATCGGTACAGGGGGGAGGATGAAGAGTTCGGTGGGCTGTTGTTACGCAGTCGATGGCAGGTTTTGGACCGGTCCCCCGACTCTGAGCCCATTACTGAGCCCCTCCTAATGGGTGTCGAAAGCTTGAGCCTTCAATACTTGGATCCAGACAGTGATGCCTGGGTTGCCCAATGGCCGCCTGTTAGTACTACTACTTCCACAACAGAGGCGGATACACGCCTTCCTCAAGCTATTGAGTTCGTTATTGTCACCCAACAGTACGGAGAGATCCGTCGCGTTTTCCAGATATTGACAGAGGAAGATAGTTCTTCTGATGACAATGACGATAACGGGACTTAGGCCATGAAAAGTAGCGATATGTCGAAGTCGTTGGGTCGTCAAAGGGGCGTAGCTCTGATTGTTGTACTGCTGGTGATGGTGATTGCTATCGCGGCGGTAACCCATGCCATATTGCGGGATCAAATTGCGATTTCCCGCAGTGGTGCACTTTTGGCCAATACACAGCTTGCTGAGTTTGTTGAAGCTGCGGAAGCCTGGACGCGGGTAGCTCTGTTAGAAGACTTTGAGGAGGATCAAGAAGAGGAGGAGACTGCAGATCACTCTCTGGAGTCCTGGGCATTCCCAGTTCTGCAATTCAATCCTGACAATGGCAAAATTCGCATGAATATCATGGACTTACATTCATGTTTCAATGTGAATAATTTGTCTGATAGCAGCGATAGTGATCAGTTTGCGATTTTCCAGCGCCTAGTGAATAACGTCACTGGCAAGTCCGATCTAGCCAACTCAATCGCGGATTGGGTGGATGACGGTGATACCCCGAGAACCTCAGCTACAGAGGATGATGGTTATTTGGGCAGAGAACTTGCCCATCGAACACCGGACATAATGATCAGTGACATCTCTGAATTGTCTTCGGTAGTGGATATGGAGCTAGAGGATTGGCAGAAGTTAGTGCCTTTTCTCTGTGCTCTCCCGGAAACGGGAACCCTGGTAAATATCAACACTGCCTCTGAGGAGCTAATTGAGGCAATTGAGCCCTCTGCGAGTGTTTCTAAGTTGGTGCAACTTCGTGAGTCGGGTGGTTATATCAGCGATTCGAGTGAATATGCTGATTATGACATCGCCAATTCAGGGCCTTTTACCTATCAAAGCCAGCACTTTCTGGCGCGTATTGCTGTCCAACTCGGGGAAGATGGCGAATACCGGCAATATTGGGAGTCCGCCCTTGTTCGGAATAGCACAGATGGTTCGGTTCGGGTGCGCCAGCGCCAGCGCCGAACATTTTCTGGTCAAATGATGCAGGAGCTACTCGACTACGAAAGCACTGAAGAGAGCGAATAGTTAGAAATTGTATGTTTAAAAAGAAAAGCATTAATGAGATTGAAGCCCCAGTAGCGCCTCCACAGTCGTCTTTGGTTCTGTTGCGGCTGAGTGAAACTGCGGATTTGACTCTGCGTTTGCATCAGTGGCAAGAGGGTGAATGGCAACAAGTAACCCTGGATTCAGAATTTGCTCAGGCATTTAATCCCGAATTTGAAGCTGTCGAAGAGCAGCCGGAATTCCCTCAGCTCAACCTTCCTGAGGGAGCCAAAGCGCTACTGATGGTGCCTGGTAACTGGGTATGGAGCGGCCTCGAAACTATACCTAAGGCAGCTCGTCGCCAGGCAAGTGCCATTGGTTACATGGTTGAGGAGCATTTAGCCCAGGATGTCGAGGACTTGCACTTTGCCTGCAGCCCCCGCACTGGTGATCTCTGCAGCGTATACGCCATTGATGTTGAAAAAATAGAAGCGCTTCACTCCCAGTTGGAGCGGCTCCAGTGGCCGCTGGCTGCTGTAGTGCCGGAGTATGAATTACTTAGCCTGATCGAAGGTGACATTCGCCTGTGGCTGGATGGCGGCCAAGCGCATATCTGGAAAGGTGCCGGGCAGGGTCTAACTGTTAATCGCGATTTTTTACAACCTCTCCTTGGTTCGCTATTAGTTGATGAAGGTGATGAATCTGAAAGCGAAGACGACTCTGAAAGCGGCGAGCCGATCGATAACAAACAGGTAGTACTGCTGGGGGCTGGCGAGCAGGATGGATTGCTGATTGCTGAGCTGGAATCCCAGTTTGGTGATGGTTTACAGCTTAACCAGCGCTCAGCGGAAGAAGTCTTTATTGAGCGGTTCAAGCTGGGGCTGCTAACAAACTTGCTCACTGGAGATTATCAGTTATCGAGTAATAAGAGCGCTGCGGTTTGGTGGATACGCCCGGCTAAAGTTGCTGCCGCTTGTTTTGTTATCCAGCTACTGTTTTTCGTCGGTGCCGGTGCTTTTTATCAGTGGAAGGGCAACCAGTCTGAAGAGCAGGCCCAGGCGATGTTTACGGAATTGTTCCCGAATACTCGACCGTCTGCCCAGATGCGCCGACAGCTTGAAGGTTTTCTGAAAGGCGCGGGTAATCAGGGTGGTGCTTTCTCTACCCAGATGCAGCAGTTGAGTAAAGTCTGGATTGCTCACAAAGGGGGCGCATTAAAGTTACAGTCCCTGCGATTCGATGGTCAGCGTGGAGAAATGGTGTTGCAACTTCAGGCAGAAAACCTGTCTGATCTCGATGCATTTGTCAGCAAGCTATCTGGCGGTGGGATCAAGGCGGACCTGTTAGGTGCGAACGAGTTGAAAAAAGGCGTTTCAGGCCGTATTCGCTTACGTTAGAGCCAGCGGTTTACATAAAGCAGCCAAGCGTAAGAAGAGATTGGTGGTAGCAATATAATGAAAGAACAGATCGAACAGTGGCGCCAAAAATGGCAGGCACTTCCGCCCAATGACCAGAGAGCCTTAGGTCTGCTAAGTATATTCGGAGCCGTAATTTTTATTGTTTATGGCCTGTACTCCCCGGCAAAGGGCTTCTTTGATGAGTCCCGCTTGCGAGCGGAAGAAAATCGTGAGCTGGTTAACTGGATGGAGGGCCAGCGCCCGACGTTGGAGCGAATAAAGCCCGCAGGCGGTGGAACTGGTGGTGCTTCAGGAACTCTTCTGCAGCGCGTTACTAGTGCGGCCAAACAAAACCAGATTGTGATTAAGCGCTTTGAGCCTGAGGGTGAAAACCGTATTCGATTGTGGATTGAAGAAGTCCGTTATCAGGATTTGCAACCCTGGTTGAATCGCCTAATGCAGGAGAAAATGGCTGTTCGTACGATTAATCTGGATGCCCTTGCCGATGAAGGTATGGTCTCTGCTCGATTGACGATCGAAGGCTAGTAACCTCCCTACAGGCAGGCTCGAATATAGAACTCGGGCCTGCCTCTCCCCACCACCTCTTAAGCGCACGTTGTCATCGGCGCTCCCAATCGTGTGCATCCCCACAGAAGTAGGGTGGTTTTAGGCGGAAATGTCATCTTTAGCCCTATACTGGATTAGGAATGAGGAAAAAGGTGCCACTATGCTTTTTAAAGACATATCCACCAAGCATTTGGTAGAAGTGGCTGATATTGTCACACTTTCGAATCCCTACGAGCTGACTGTGGTGGGCCGTTATCTGTGGGGTGAAGAGATTCAAGACCCAGAAGTCTTCGATAAAACTGACTTATGCTTCCTCTCTGGTGAGCCACTTCCTAGATGCTGGCATGATAGCCGCTACCGGGATAAAGAGGTTCGCAGGCTTCGTTGCGGCACTCACGCTTCAGAGGATGGCGACTACTATCAGGGTGCTTGAATTTATAGTTTTACCAAATGGTACAGTGGTCGACTAGATTTTGCCAATGACTTACCAGTTGCCCTCAAGCACTGTACAATGCGCGCCAATTTTTTAAGCGAATGCACGCATGACATTTGAGCAGTTTGAAGAGTATTCCCTGTGGTTGGGAATCGGTGCACTAATTCTATTTATGGTGTTTATTGTTTGGAACCTGGCAAAAGATTCCAAGGCTGGTAGATTTGGGACATTTATTCTGTTCCTCGCTCTGGGGCTTGGACTGCTGGGGTTTCTAATAAAGACCGTTTTGGTTGAAGTACTCGGGATAGGCTAGGGAGCTTCAATGGCACCGGATACCCAGTCTCTCAGGGAAGGTCGCAATGTCTATATTTGATCGCCCTGAACTCAAGGTTCAAAAAGACAGACGTATTTGCCGCGCAACTGATATGCGTATCGCCAAATATACCCGGCGCGGCATGGTTCTCTCCCTTTTTGCATTTCTGATCGCAGCCTCTATTGGCGATATGCGCCTAGAAGCTCCGCGCCTGTTATTAACAATGGGAATCGGCCTGGTAGTACTAACCCTGATCAGGGGCTACTACGTTTTTCGCTTCGACCACCTGTATGGCTCGGGACCAAATCGTTGGCGCAATCGTTACTTTCTGTTCTCGATTATCGGCTCAGCCTGGTGGGGCATTACTTTATTTTACTTTGTCTATTTAATGGGGTTTGCGCCTGAGACCCACTTCCTGTGGATCTACTCGGTAATCTTTTGCTCCAGTGTCACCACCGTATTTTCTCCCTACCATCGTTTCCTGACCTGGTTCACAGCAACCTCACTACTGCCAGCAGCGCTAATGGCACTGTTCTCGGGCATGATCCTGGGGACCATCTACGGGACTCTCACCCTCGCTTTTATTTGGCTGACTGCCCACCAGGGCCGTCGCGAATCGGAGAACTATTGGGAGCGTCTGTCTGCGATGCAGGAGCTGCAACAGAGAGCGAGTAGCCTGGCTGCAGCCCGCAAACACTCTGAAGCTGCAGTTGAACTGACCAATGAGTTTATTGCCAATATCGGCCAAGAATTTCG
This DNA window, taken from Microbulbifer sp. VAAF005, encodes the following:
- the gspI gene encoding type II secretion system minor pseudopilin GspI, translating into MRFKGAQRGFTLVEVLIALVIFGVIAASVLQAMQRSVRQQRVMEDRLSANWVAQQVLSQVRVQTPWPPLGEQTDQVVLGLQEWEVSARVEATSNERLRHIIIEVGHLDAEYPTLTLDAWAAEE
- a CDS encoding type II secretion system protein GspJ, whose amino-acid sequence is MSMRLPSQSGFTLVEVLVVLILVAIISVGSFSLLGLFFDTEEMVDQRAEQLRRFSMAMYRIDNDFRQVTARAVKNAYSGYEPALRGDEDELEFTRLGAANLTGEPRGELLRLSYSIGYAEDLETDSLTIGTGGRMKSSVGCCYAVDGRFWTGPPTLSPLLSPS
- a CDS encoding type II secretion system protein GspJ, coding for MDRSPDSEPITEPLLMGVESLSLQYLDPDSDAWVAQWPPVSTTTSTTEADTRLPQAIEFVIVTQQYGEIRRVFQILTEEDSSSDDNDDNGT
- the gspK gene encoding type II secretion system minor pseudopilin GspK; this encodes MSKSLGRQRGVALIVVLLVMVIAIAAVTHAILRDQIAISRSGALLANTQLAEFVEAAEAWTRVALLEDFEEDQEEEETADHSLESWAFPVLQFNPDNGKIRMNIMDLHSCFNVNNLSDSSDSDQFAIFQRLVNNVTGKSDLANSIADWVDDGDTPRTSATEDDGYLGRELAHRTPDIMISDISELSSVVDMELEDWQKLVPFLCALPETGTLVNINTASEELIEAIEPSASVSKLVQLRESGGYISDSSEYADYDIANSGPFTYQSQHFLARIAVQLGEDGEYRQYWESALVRNSTDGSVRVRQRQRRTFSGQMMQELLDYESTEESE
- the gspL gene encoding type II secretion system protein GspL → MFKKKSINEIEAPVAPPQSSLVLLRLSETADLTLRLHQWQEGEWQQVTLDSEFAQAFNPEFEAVEEQPEFPQLNLPEGAKALLMVPGNWVWSGLETIPKAARRQASAIGYMVEEHLAQDVEDLHFACSPRTGDLCSVYAIDVEKIEALHSQLERLQWPLAAVVPEYELLSLIEGDIRLWLDGGQAHIWKGAGQGLTVNRDFLQPLLGSLLVDEGDESESEDDSESGEPIDNKQVVLLGAGEQDGLLIAELESQFGDGLQLNQRSAEEVFIERFKLGLLTNLLTGDYQLSSNKSAAVWWIRPAKVAAACFVIQLLFFVGAGAFYQWKGNQSEEQAQAMFTELFPNTRPSAQMRRQLEGFLKGAGNQGGAFSTQMQQLSKVWIAHKGGALKLQSLRFDGQRGEMVLQLQAENLSDLDAFVSKLSGGGIKADLLGANELKKGVSGRIRLR
- a CDS encoding type II secretion system protein M, with the protein product MKEQIEQWRQKWQALPPNDQRALGLLSIFGAVIFIVYGLYSPAKGFFDESRLRAEENRELVNWMEGQRPTLERIKPAGGGTGGASGTLLQRVTSAAKQNQIVIKRFEPEGENRIRLWIEEVRYQDLQPWLNRLMQEKMAVRTINLDALADEGMVSARLTIEG
- a CDS encoding acetyltransferase, whose translation is MLFKDISTKHLVEVADIVTLSNPYELTVVGRYLWGEEIQDPEVFDKTDLCFLSGEPLPRCWHDSRYRDKEVRRLRCGTHASEDGDYYQGA
- a CDS encoding DUF2788 domain-containing protein, which encodes MTFEQFEEYSLWLGIGALILFMVFIVWNLAKDSKAGRFGTFILFLALGLGLLGFLIKTVLVEVLGIG